One Rhinoderma darwinii isolate aRhiDar2 chromosome 6, aRhiDar2.hap1, whole genome shotgun sequence DNA window includes the following coding sequences:
- the EARS2 gene encoding nondiscriminating glutamyl-tRNA synthetase EARS2, mitochondrial, whose translation MRLLLVRVLLQAVRPGTRGCAGVTHKEIRVRFAPSPTGFLHLGGLRTALYNYLFAKKHGGVFILRLEDTDRSRLVPGAAGGIEDMLEWAGIPPDESPRRGGLYGPYEQSQRLNLYHEAVQTLLESGAAYRCFCTPQRLELIKKEALRSRQTPRYDNRCRHLTPSQVQEKLSKNLPHVVRFQLPGGAHSFQDLVYGWTHHDVASVEGDPVILKGDGFPTYHLANVVDDYKMAVSHVLRGEEWLISTTKHLLMYRALGWQPPAYAHLPLLLNKDGSKLSKRQGDIFIQHFVQRGHLPDTLLDIITNCGSGFAGNQIGRTLPELIQQYNLQSTSTHSALMDLDKLPEFSRVHLTRWIEGADTRVQLVAQLQSLLQETYKDLTFDKDYIERILVLRMGHLNLLTDLLSPNYSYLWVRPSVRQEDLRRISSEAREIGSLVVQILQNSRHDTSLELLSIELKSRLQQLKATKYSTSMKLLRLVLSGLETGPSVAEMMLALGPEESISRLQKALSS comes from the exons ATGAGGCTGCTTCTAGTCAGGGTTCTGCTCCAAGCAGTGCGCCCGGGAACCAGGGGGTGTGCTGGAGTGACACATAAGGAAATTCGGGTGCGCTTTGCACCGAGCCCCACAG GTTTTCTTCACCTTGGCGGCCTGCGCACTGCACTCTACAATTACCTTTTTGCCAAGAAACATGGAGGAGTTTTTATTCTGCGTCTTGAAGACACTGATAGAAGCCGCTTGGTTCCGGGAGCGGCGGGGGGTATAGAAGATATGTTGGAGTGGGCAG GGATCCCACCGGATGAGAGTCCCCGACGAGGAGGTCTTTATGGACCCTATGAACAGTCGCAGCGTCTGAATTTATATCACGAGGCAGTGCAAACATTGTTGGAAAGTGGAGCGGCTTACCGCTGTTTTTGTACTCCACAGAGACTGGAGCTGATCAAGAAAGAAGCGCTCAGGAGTAGACAGACGCCTCG ctaTGACAATCGCTGCCGACATCTTACCCCAAGCCAAGTGCAGGAAAAGCTGTCAAAGAATTTGCCTCATGTGGTCCGGTTCCAGTTACCTGGTGGTGCTCATTCTTTCCAGGACCTGGTTTATGGCTGGACGCACCATGATGTGGCAAGTGTGGAAGGAGACCCAGTGATCTTGAAGGGAGACGGCTTTCCCACTTACCACTTGGCTAACGTCGTGGATGACTATAAAATGGCTGTGAGTCACGTCCTGAGGGGAGAAGAGTGGCTGATCTCCAcgaccaaacatctgctcatgtaCCGTGCCTTGGGCTGGCAACCTCCAGCGTATGCCCACCTACCACTCCTGCTCAACAAAGATGGCAGCAAACTATCCAAACGACAGGGGGATATATTTATCCAACATTTCGTCCAGAGAGGACACCTGCCGGACACCCTGCTGGACATTATTACTAACTGCGGATCAGGATTCGCTG GAAACCAGATCGGCCGAACTCTCCCTGAACTAATTCAGCAGTACAACCTGCAAAGCACCAGCACCCATTCTGCTCTAATGGATCTGGATAAACTTCCAGAATTCAGCAG GGTTCACCTCACCAGGTGGATTGAGGGTGCTGACACCCGCGTACAGTTGGTGGCTCAGCTGCAGTCACTGTTACAGGAGACATACAAGGATCTGACCTTTGATAAAGACTATATTGAGAGGATACTAGTGCTGAGGATG GGACATTTAAACCTGCTGACAGACTTGTTGTCTCCAAATTACTCGTATCTGTGGGTGCGGCCCTCCGTGCGGCAGGAAGATCTGCGCCGCATATCAAGTGAAGCCAGGGAGATTGGGAGTCTTGTGGTGCA GATTCTGCAGAACAGCCGCCATGACACCAGCCTGGAACTATTAAGTATAGAGCTGAAGAGTCGCCTGCAGCAGCTGAAAGCCACAAAGTATAGCACATCCATGAAGCTCCTCCGACTAGTGCTCAGTGGCCTCGAG ACTGGACCGAGCGTGGCGGAGATGATGCTGGCGTTGGGACCTGAGGAGTCAATTTCACGTTTACAGAAAGCTCTGTCCAGCTGA